In Candidatus Thermoplasmatota archaeon, a genomic segment contains:
- a CDS encoding 50S ribosomal protein L40e has translation MGRFPEAEARLLRKKICMNCYARNPMRSTRCRKCLCKQLRVKALEGRGV, from the coding sequence ATGGGTCGCTTTCCCGAGGCGGAAGCCCGCCTCCTCCGCAAGAAAATCTGCATGAACTGCTACGCGCGGAACCCCATGCGGTCGACGCGCTGCAGGAAGTGCCTCTGCAAGCAGCTCCGCGTGAAGGCGCTCGAAGGCCGCGGCGTGTAG
- a CDS encoding DUF1801 domain-containing protein, with protein MTRLAKEPRRATKAKTPARTRKARPAAKAKKVVLLSGGNPQISKGDGDAPVQAYIRAMPGWKRAVGERLDAIVEANVPDVRKAVKWNTPFYGVEGRGFFFAFHVYARYVQMTFFKGTSLDPMPAKGSKHPEVRYHDIHEGALDETQVARWVRQAAALPGWIP; from the coding sequence GTGACGCGCCTGGCGAAAGAGCCGCGACGTGCGACCAAGGCGAAGACGCCGGCGCGGACGCGGAAAGCACGGCCTGCGGCGAAGGCGAAGAAGGTCGTCCTTCTTTCGGGCGGCAACCCGCAGATCTCGAAAGGCGACGGCGACGCGCCGGTACAAGCCTACATCCGGGCCATGCCGGGGTGGAAGCGCGCCGTCGGGGAACGCCTCGACGCCATCGTCGAAGCGAACGTCCCCGACGTGCGCAAGGCGGTGAAGTGGAACACGCCGTTCTACGGCGTCGAAGGCCGAGGGTTCTTTTTCGCGTTCCATGTCTATGCGCGGTATGTCCAAATGACGTTCTTCAAGGGGACTTCCCTCGACCCGATGCCCGCGAAAGGAAGCAAGCACCCCGAGGTGCGGTACCACGACATCCACGAGGGGGCGCTCGACGAGACGCAGGTCGCCCGCTGGGTGAGGCAGGCGGCGGCGCTCCCGGGATGGATTCCCTGA
- a CDS encoding DUF1801 domain-containing protein, which translates to MWLRAHNDWRGETLARARRLVREAEPDVVEEIKWRKPTNPAGVPVWSRDGILAMGEAYKDKVKITFARGAALDDPSKLFNAGFGGGTRRAIDLREGEALDAEAFKALVRAAVAENRRTRALKSG; encoded by the coding sequence GTGTGGCTCCGCGCCCACAACGACTGGCGCGGCGAGACCCTCGCGCGGGCGCGACGCCTCGTCCGCGAAGCCGAACCCGACGTTGTCGAGGAGATCAAGTGGCGCAAGCCCACGAACCCGGCGGGCGTCCCCGTCTGGTCGCGCGACGGGATCCTCGCGATGGGCGAGGCGTACAAGGACAAGGTGAAGATCACGTTCGCGCGCGGCGCGGCGCTCGACGACCCGTCGAAGCTCTTCAACGCCGGGTTCGGCGGCGGCACGCGACGGGCGATCGACCTCCGGGAAGGCGAAGCGCTCGACGCGGAGGCCTTCAAGGCGCTCGTCCGGGCGGCCGTGGCCGAGAACCGGCGCACGCGGGCGCTCAAATCGGGGTGA